One Effusibacillus pohliae DSM 22757 DNA segment encodes these proteins:
- a CDS encoding DUF2487 family protein, with amino-acid sequence MRLVELSVEKFAELKPYVDTLLLPVCAVGSEQAGEPFARDLLWVRQIAAEIERRLTGRVFLLPEAVHTTGQAGESGMPQNVLADYLYHLLLPYKERGLTKLVLLHSADTSGDAIAKAWDQLEQQGFQVLALLAEPDEATADALVQQIIPLWSR; translated from the coding sequence ATGCGTTTGGTTGAATTGTCAGTCGAAAAATTTGCGGAACTGAAACCGTACGTAGACACGCTGCTGCTTCCTGTCTGCGCCGTCGGCAGCGAACAAGCAGGTGAGCCATTCGCGCGAGACCTGCTGTGGGTTCGCCAGATCGCTGCTGAGATCGAGCGGCGGCTCACCGGCAGGGTGTTTTTGTTGCCGGAAGCGGTTCACACAACCGGACAAGCCGGCGAGTCCGGCATGCCGCAGAATGTGTTGGCCGATTACTTGTATCACCTGCTGCTTCCCTACAAAGAGCGGGGACTGACCAAGCTTGTGCTGCTGCATTCAGCGGACACTTCCGGCGACGCAATCGCAAAAGCATGGGATCAACTGGAACAGCAGGGATTTCAGGTGCTGGCGTTGCTTGCAGAGCCGGACGAGGCGACCGCGGACGCGTTGGTCCAGCAGATTATCCCGCTCTGGAGCCGGTAA
- a CDS encoding DUF1405 domain-containing protein, translating to MIVLRYLRDLFVDRRFLWMLFWINLLGTVYGYYWYRNQLLNTPPLLWPFVPDSPTSSLFFTIVILLWLFRRSSPVLEMMAVMTSFKYGVWCVAVLLLYGVADRFIAPANIMLILLHAGMAVEVLLYRFAYRFRPHHVWWGAAWLLLNDLFDYGFGVHPYLEDDRFVPEIAVFTVLLSLFTIALALWMCMKRPPVS from the coding sequence ATGATCGTTTTGCGGTACCTGCGTGATTTGTTCGTTGACAGGCGTTTCTTATGGATGTTGTTTTGGATCAATTTGCTGGGGACGGTATACGGCTATTACTGGTACAGAAACCAGTTGTTGAACACGCCGCCGCTGTTGTGGCCATTTGTGCCCGATTCGCCGACATCCTCTTTGTTTTTCACGATCGTCATTCTGTTGTGGCTGTTTCGCAGATCATCTCCGGTGCTGGAGATGATGGCGGTGATGACTTCCTTCAAGTACGGGGTCTGGTGTGTGGCCGTTCTGTTGCTTTACGGAGTGGCGGACCGGTTCATTGCACCTGCCAACATCATGCTGATTTTGTTGCATGCCGGGATGGCGGTCGAAGTGCTGCTTTACCGGTTCGCTTACCGGTTCCGGCCGCACCATGTGTGGTGGGGGGCGGCGTGGCTTTTGCTGAACGATTTGTTCGACTATGGGTTTGGCGTGCATCCCTACCTGGAGGATGACCGGTTTGTGCCGGAAATCGCCGTCTTCACCGTACTGCTGAGTCTGTTTACGATCGCGCTGGCACTGTGGATGTGCATGAAGCGGCCGCCCGTTTCGTAA
- a CDS encoding YitT family protein — protein MRELKNWISILAGSAILSFGINNFIIQNQLAEGGFFGISLLLLYAFHLKFGYSFLLLNVPLFYIGYRMFGRRFLVKTFAGVALVSLFSLVIPENITPPLPNDKLLAALYGGVVNGIGLGLIFRSGATTGGSDIIARIVNYKWGYSIGRTLFAIDILVISIIAVLQGMMIAMYSLVALFIAAKVIDVVIEGVATSKSAMIISDRTHEIAKAIHDQLERGTTLLKGRGGYTGQDKEVLYCVVSREEIIKVQQIVHDIDPQAFVIVTDVHDVLGEGFSPLVKQPE, from the coding sequence ATGCGTGAACTGAAAAACTGGATCAGCATTCTGGCGGGCTCCGCCATTCTATCGTTTGGGATCAACAACTTCATCATCCAAAATCAGTTGGCGGAAGGCGGTTTTTTCGGCATCTCGCTGCTGCTCCTGTACGCGTTTCATTTAAAATTCGGCTATTCCTTCCTGCTGCTGAACGTCCCGTTGTTTTATATCGGGTACCGCATGTTCGGACGCCGCTTTCTTGTCAAAACGTTCGCCGGGGTTGCGCTGGTATCGCTGTTTTCGCTCGTGATTCCCGAGAATATCACGCCCCCCTTGCCAAACGACAAACTGCTCGCCGCCCTTTACGGCGGCGTGGTGAACGGGATCGGCCTCGGACTGATTTTCCGATCTGGCGCCACCACCGGCGGTTCGGACATCATCGCCCGGATTGTCAACTACAAATGGGGCTATTCCATCGGCCGCACCCTGTTTGCGATCGACATCCTGGTGATATCGATCATCGCCGTGCTGCAAGGCATGATGATCGCGATGTACTCGCTGGTCGCCCTGTTTATCGCGGCGAAAGTGATCGATGTGGTGATCGAGGGGGTGGCCACCAGCAAATCGGCGATGATTATTTCCGACAGGACGCACGAGATCGCCAAGGCGATCCACGATCAACTGGAACGGGGCACCACCCTGCTGAAAGGCCGCGGCGGCTACACAGGCCAGGACAAAGAGGTGCTCTATTGCGTCGTCTCCCGGGAAGAAATCATCAAGGTGCAGCAGATCGTGCACGACATCGATCCGCAGGCGTTTGTAATCGTCACCGATGTGCACGACGTATTGGGCGAAGGCTTCTCGCCGCTGGTCAAACAACCGGAGTAG
- a CDS encoding DedA family protein, which produces MTAEEGSPIEQTVLDLISVYGYIALFLSLVFGIVGLPIPDEVIMTYVGFLVSQGTMRFSFALSVAFLGSAVGMTISYLLGRGFGFPLIRKYGHRVGIKQSHWERVQVWYQKFGPFVLMIGYFLPGIRHVTAFSAGASRMRFWRFALYAYSGGFIWASTFISLGRLLGEHWNLLFVFLHRYGIWVLAGAVLVLAWIVLVRYKKKLPEPDRKGIDHA; this is translated from the coding sequence TTGACTGCCGAGGAGGGCTCACCCATCGAACAAACGGTGTTGGATTTGATCAGTGTCTACGGCTATATCGCCCTGTTCCTAAGCCTCGTGTTCGGCATCGTCGGCTTACCGATCCCGGATGAAGTGATCATGACCTACGTCGGTTTTCTCGTGTCGCAAGGCACGATGCGGTTCTCGTTCGCGCTCTCTGTCGCGTTTCTCGGATCGGCCGTCGGCATGACGATCTCCTATCTGCTGGGCAGGGGGTTCGGGTTTCCCTTGATCCGCAAATACGGCCATCGCGTCGGCATCAAACAATCGCACTGGGAACGGGTGCAGGTTTGGTATCAAAAATTCGGCCCGTTTGTCCTCATGATCGGCTATTTCCTGCCGGGCATCCGGCACGTCACCGCTTTTTCCGCGGGTGCCAGCCGAATGCGGTTCTGGCGGTTCGCATTGTATGCATACAGCGGCGGTTTCATTTGGGCATCGACGTTCATTTCGCTCGGACGCCTGTTGGGCGAGCATTGGAACTTGTTGTTTGTCTTCCTGCACCGTTACGGCATATGGGTATTGGCAGGCGCTGTCCTTGTCCTGGCCTGGATCGTGCTGGTCCGCTATAAAAAAAAACTTCCTGAACCGGACCGGAAAGGAATCGACCATGCGTGA
- the qcrB gene encoding menaquinol-cytochrome c reductase cytochrome b subunit: MLKKTYDWIDERLGVTPIWRDIADHEVPAHVNPANKMSAFIYCFGGLTFLIITTQIISGMFLAMYYVPDIINAYKSVKYITDEVMLGNIVRGMHFWGASLVIIMMFLHMLRVFFTGSYKAPRELNWVVGVLIFMVVMGFGFTGYLLPWDQKAYWATAVGAKIAGSVPFIGKYIQILLIGGADLGATTLTRFFAIHVFFLPAALLVLLGLHFFMIRKQGISGPL, from the coding sequence ATGCTGAAAAAGACATACGATTGGATCGACGAACGGTTGGGCGTGACCCCGATCTGGCGGGACATCGCGGACCACGAGGTTCCGGCACACGTCAATCCGGCGAACAAGATGTCCGCATTCATTTATTGCTTTGGCGGTTTGACCTTTTTGATTATCACTACGCAAATCATCTCCGGCATGTTTCTGGCGATGTACTATGTACCGGACATCATCAATGCTTACAAGTCTGTGAAATATATCACGGATGAAGTGATGCTCGGCAACATCGTCCGCGGCATGCACTTCTGGGGTGCCAGTCTTGTCATCATCATGATGTTCTTGCATATGCTGCGCGTGTTTTTCACCGGTTCTTACAAAGCCCCGCGCGAATTGAACTGGGTGGTTGGCGTTCTGATTTTCATGGTTGTGATGGGATTCGGCTTCACCGGGTACCTGCTGCCGTGGGACCAGAAAGCGTACTGGGCGACGGCGGTCGGTGCGAAAATCGCCGGTTCCGTTCCTTTCATCGGGAAGTATATTCAGATTTTGCTGATAGGCGGAGCGGATCTGGGCGCGACGACATTGACCCGATTCTTCGCGATCCACGTGTTCTTCTTGCCTGCAGCCCTCCTTGTGCTGTTGGGATTGCATTTCTTTATGATCCGGAAGCAAGGTATCTCGGGTCCGCTATAA
- a CDS encoding menaquinol-cytochrome c reductase cytochrome b/c subunit yields the protein MAGHDKERIPGVPRYRRPKDMPHDGTEPFFPNFLLKEWIVGSVVLVAFIIWIIFNPVELQSVADPTDTSFIPVPDWYFLFLYQLLKYIPGDYIWLGTVVIPLIATLLLMLAPWLDRRKARHPFKRPIATWSMVLAIVFMGWLTYEAHTQHEAALAKNPPKKKVELPKDTAIVDQNDPMYKQFSQTCAACHGADLKGQVGPALLGVGNKYSAEQIEEIIKNGKPGGMPPGLLQGDQAKKMAEWLAKQKQK from the coding sequence ATGGCTGGTCATGACAAAGAACGAATTCCCGGCGTACCCCGTTACCGTCGCCCGAAGGACATGCCGCATGACGGGACGGAGCCGTTTTTTCCAAACTTTTTGCTGAAAGAATGGATCGTCGGTTCGGTCGTGCTCGTCGCTTTCATCATCTGGATCATCTTTAACCCGGTTGAGTTGCAGTCGGTGGCCGACCCGACCGACACGTCGTTCATTCCGGTTCCCGACTGGTATTTCCTGTTCCTTTACCAGCTCCTGAAATACATCCCGGGGGATTATATCTGGTTGGGGACCGTCGTGATTCCGCTGATTGCCACGCTGCTGCTGATGCTTGCTCCCTGGCTGGACCGGCGGAAAGCCCGTCATCCTTTCAAGCGTCCGATCGCTACCTGGTCGATGGTGCTTGCGATCGTTTTCATGGGCTGGCTTACATATGAAGCTCATACTCAGCATGAGGCGGCGCTCGCCAAGAACCCGCCGAAGAAGAAGGTGGAGCTGCCGAAAGACACGGCGATCGTCGATCAGAACGATCCGATGTACAAACAGTTCTCGCAAACATGTGCTGCCTGCCACGGTGCTGACCTGAAAGGCCAAGTCGGTCCGGCTCTGCTTGGTGTCGGGAACAAATACTCGGCCGAACAGATCGAAGAGATCATCAAAAACGGGAAACCAGGCGGCATGCCTCCCGGTCTGCTGCAGGGAGACCAAGCGAAGAAAATGGCCGAATGGCTGGCGAAACAAAAGCAGAAGTAA
- a CDS encoding ubiquinol-cytochrome c reductase iron-sulfur subunit: MSDERKGKDGLTRRQFLTYALGGTGAFMTASIVAPLIPFTVDPLKRAGEANFVEVGKETDFSSDLPKKVEFTVHKKDGWYESDAKLSAWIIKREDGKWLAMSPICTHLGCQVNGSTDTAGNPVPPKDGEWFFHCPCHDSVFDKYGRPKPGVPATRPLDVFEVKIEGGKVLLGPKSERKA, from the coding sequence ATGAGTGATGAACGAAAAGGCAAAGACGGACTCACCCGCCGCCAATTTTTGACCTATGCGCTGGGCGGGACCGGTGCTTTTATGACAGCATCGATCGTGGCTCCGTTGATTCCGTTTACCGTCGACCCGTTGAAGCGGGCGGGCGAAGCGAACTTTGTCGAAGTGGGAAAAGAGACGGATTTCTCGAGCGATCTGCCGAAGAAGGTGGAATTCACCGTCCATAAAAAAGACGGCTGGTACGAATCGGACGCCAAGCTGAGCGCCTGGATCATCAAGCGGGAAGACGGCAAATGGCTGGCGATGTCCCCGATCTGCACCCATCTCGGTTGCCAGGTGAACGGCTCGACAGATACGGCAGGAAATCCTGTGCCGCCGAAAGATGGCGAATGGTTCTTCCATTGTCCGTGCCATGATTCGGTGTTTGACAAGTATGGCCGGCCGAAACCGGGGGTTCCGGCGACCCGTCCGCTCGACGTGTTTGAGGTTAAGATCGAGGGCGGCAAGGTGCTGCTCGGGCCGAAAAGCGAACGAAAGGCATAG